The Cucurbita pepo subsp. pepo cultivar mu-cu-16 chromosome LG05, ASM280686v2, whole genome shotgun sequence nucleotide sequence GACCTGGATGCCTCTGTTGTTGATGCAAATAGAAACAGCGATGAGTGTCGACTCTGTGGGATGGACGGGAGTTTGCTTTGTTGTGATGGGTGCCCATCAGCTTACCATTTGAGATGCATAGGCATGATGAAGATACTTATACCTCAAGGACCATGGTATTGTCCCGAATGCAGTATAAATAAGACAGAGCCAGCTATAACAAAGGGATCATTACTCAGAGGAGCAGAAATTTTTGGCATTGATCCACATGAGCACATTTTCTTGGGTAGTTGCAACCACTTGGTGGTGTATGTTACAACATTTTATTTAGGCTTCTTTTAAGCTCTATGCATCTGACCCTCAAATTTGTCTCTGGATCTCTCATGCTTTTTgcttatgttttaaattttgatttcatgctatttaattttgttgtcagATCTTTCCTGACCTCTATTTATTTGGTAATTGCAGGCTCAAGACTTCTATCAGCTCTGAACCATGtgtcaaatattataatcaaaATGATATTCTGAATGTACTTCATGTTCTTTGTTCATCCTCTCAATATATTGCTATATATTATGGCATCTGTAAGGCCATTATGCAATACTGGAACATCCCAGAAAATCTCCTAGTTCTTCCTGAAACTAGTGGAATGGATATACTTCCTGCAAATTTGAGGAAAGACACCAACTTCTATGCTCAATCACTTCCAGTTGGTGAGGAAGAACATAAGGAGAAGCATGATGTGGTTGAGGATAGAAAAGACTTAGCTACTTGCAAAATTGAAGACGACAATAAGGTGGTTTCATACTTGGGTACCTTGCATGGGGAAACTTCACGGGACCCGCCTGCTCATCAAGTTAATGGTTTTGTTGTCGACTCTCTTGCTTCTAATTGTTCAATTAGCAGGCTAGAGAATACAACTGACTTAGCTTGCTCAGATATGGTTGATATTTCCAGTACAACAGATCTTTCAAGGACTTCAGGGAACAAAAATTTTAGCCATACTGGGAATGGCAATGCCTCTATTTCATTGAATTTGTCTCGTCAAAGTCAAAATGGTAGTCTTTTGGGTGGAAGAAATGTGAAGGATGATATCAAGTCAACTATTCGTTGTGCTTACATGGGATCCCAATATAAGCCTCAGGGATACGTAAATCACTATGTGCATGGCGAATTTGCTGCATCAGCTGCTCATAAACTGGATGTTTTGTCATCAGAAGAAACTCGGGTTTCGGGAACCCATGCATCTGATAATAAGAGAAGTAGTTCCACTTCTGCATATGCTTTATTGCAAGCAAAGGCATTTTCACTATCAGCCTCACGCTTCTTCTGGCCAACATTTGACAAGAAGCTCATGGAGGTACCAAGGGAGAGGTGTGGTTGGTGTCTGTCATGTAGAGCTGCTGTGTTAAGCAAGAAAGGATGTTTGTTGAATCATGCTGCGCTGACTGCTACCAGAGGTGCTATGAAAATCCTTTCAAGCCTTCGTCTTGGGAAGAACGGAGAAGGCAATCTATCTTGCATAGCAGTGTACATTCTGTATATGGAGGAGAGTTTAAGGGGTCTTGTTGGTGGTACATTCTTGAATGCGAGCTATAGAAAACAATGGCGTCATCAATTAGAATCAGCTTTGAGTTGCAGTTTGATAAAATTTCTCTTGCTTGAAGTAAGTTGTACTGTTTCCTAGCCTATTTTACTCTcgtagttaatttttttttccatcttttaGTGGGAGTGACGCGCCACTATATGTGTGTGCACTTTGGTAGTTTTTAATTCGAGAGATAGAGATTAGTATGTTTCTTGCAATCgttgtgtttttatttatttatttattattattttttttttttatcatgaaGCTACTTGCATGTTTGTTTGGAGGGGGAGGAAGGAGGATTGGTTTACTAACCGGAAATTTTATTACGGGTGGGGTATGGGGTCAACACTGCttatttgttcatttattttacttcatGGGTTGGTCTTTTACTTGGCTGAAGTTGTTAATGTGACTGTCGGTAAATGGAGTTGTGTGTGAGATTATATTTTAGAAGTGAAGATTGTTTATGAGGGTATGCTTTTGTCAGTCGTGGAAGTAGATGCTGCAGGCAGGGGACAACTCTTATATTTTCCAAAGATATACCCCTTTTTGTGAATAAATATAGTTGAGTTTTATCATGATCCCTCTCgagaaacaattttattgGTGTATGAAGCCCCAACCTAAGGAAAGACTTCTCTAATTGACTAAAACTGTAGCAGAGctataagaatgaaaaagaaatagctAGAAAACTAATATGATAAAAAAGGTGATAAAAAGATTGTTATTTGTCAACAAATATACGCTAGTTCCTCTCAATCCTAAAGAAGGCCTTGTTGATATTCATCAAAAGAAACCTCTTCCCCTTTTTGAAAGGATGCCCCTCCAGTACAAGAGAAATAGATCATAAGGGATCCAAAGGCAGAGCCACTACCCAATTAGAGGAAGAGAAGATGATACTCCAAAACCTGTAGGCAGAAGGGCATGTGTAGAGTAGATGACTTTGTGATTCTCCTTGTTTTCAGAGAACACACCAATGAGGGGATGAGGCCATGGAGGGTAGGTGGTGCTGCAACATGTTGTAGGTGTTGATGCCTCAGCTTTGACTGTTCccacaagaaaaaattaattttctttggaCAGTGGTCGGCCCAAATAGAATCACATAAAGGAGACTGGTTCTTCTTCCCTTGTTGCTAATGTCCTCTAGGAGAAACTTTTTGGAGGAAGTTCCATTTGCTACTAGCTTCCAAGACCATATATCATCTGTTTGTGAAAGGTGGATAGCGGCTTTGGTAGTTGATGGATCGTGATCCTTTTTgtggattatgaaattttgctATCATATGAGCGCCATACATCTAATGTGGTTTCTGATAGATCTGTTTGCAATTATTTTATGCTAGATGtacaattataattaatttggtatgtaaaaatagtaaattagctcCCCCTGGATGTGCCAACAGCACGACAGCAGAAAACTTTTTCCCCCTTAATGACCCTCTATACATCAttgtttattcattttttttaatcagtGGACTTTTTTTGGCTTTGATGGTTGCTGTTCTATTAGTCTGAGTTCCTGGTAGTACTTTGGGATAGTTTTATCATGTGCGAGTATAGCAGGTTGACCTGATTTCAATTTACTCTTTATAGTCATTGAATTGAATATCAGTGGTTTTCGCCTTTTTAAGGGTAATATAACACAGGTATAGGTTGATTTCTTCCCCCTGCATTTTTTTACctatgtttattattattattattgttttttttttttttttttttttttttttttttttttttttttNCACATGTGGGTGGGTGGGGGAAGGGTGTAACGAGATTTTCTGAGATGCAGCATATTTCACTTTCCCTTGTACCGACATAAGTTCTGCTTACTTATCCTTTGATGAATGTCAGTTCCAGAAATCACTTTTTTTAGTCTGAAGTATATAATTCTTATTTATGAACTCAAATTTATTTGCAGCTTGAAGAAAACATTCGCTCTATTGCTCTTTCAAGTAACTGGTTTAAGCTGGTAGATGATTGGTTTTTAGAAACCTCAATGATTCAAAATGCTCCCGGTGCTTTTGGTACAACAGTTCAGAAACGTGGACCTGGGAGGAGAAGGAAGCAGTCTGTATCTGAAGATCCTTCTCATGAACGATCTGATGCCAACTTTTTATGGTTTCGAGGAGGGATTTCGAAACTTGTATTCCAGAGAGCAGCATTGCCTCGATGTATTGTTGCTAAAGCAGCTCGCCAAGGTAATGAGTAAACAActtcatttctttattaatgCATATGAAGCTTATAGatactttcttttgtttcctcTCTAACCTGAGGAAAAATATGAGTCTGGTAAATTTAATACCGTAAGTTTTTATCCATTAGGTGGCTTAAGGAAGATTTCTGGTATACACTACACTGATGGTTCTGAGATTCCAAGAAGGAGCAGACAGTTCGTGTGGAGAGCTGCTGTTGAAGCAAGTAAGAACGTATCACAGCTTGCCCTTCAGGTTAGTTTTTGTTACCCATATTCTAGTTACTGCAttccccaccctctcattcaTATCTTAATTGGATAACGGagataatttgaatttttcccctaatttttttccaaaaagaaaaaagaacgtTTGTTCCAACTAACTCTTGGAAATTTGAATGTCTTAGTTGAGGAACTTGGACTTTCATTTGAGATGGAGTGATCTTGTTCGTCCAGAACAAACCCTTCAGGATATGAAAGGTCAAGAGACTGAAGCTTCCATTTTTCGAAATGCAAGAATAAGTGATAAGAAAGttgtggaaaataaaattgcataTGGAGTTGCCTTTGGGAGCCAGAAACATCTTCCTTCCCGTGTTATGAAGAATGCCATTGAAATAGAACAGAAGCAAGATGGAAGCGTTGCATATTGGTTTTTGGAGAATTGCATCCCATTATATCTGGTCAAAGAGTACGAAGAAGGTTCTATTCAAGTTAATTTTTCATCACCCAAGGTATACCCAAATCTTATGTACCAATCTCGAAGAAGACGGTTGAAATCCTACCAGAgagatatatttttctatctcACATGTAGAAGAGACAACATGGGCTTGTTATCATGTTCTTCGTGTCGAATGGAAGTGCTTATTAGGTAAATTATCTTCACCTATACTGAATTTACTCTTAGAATCTGTACCAAGTTGCTTTATAgttgataaattttatttcttctgtAATCTGCAGGAATGCGGTAAAGTGCAGTTCTTGCCAAGGTATCATCTACTTTGTGATGATcttttttataagttttagTTCACATGCAATTTATCATGCCTAATGCTGAAAAGTCACTGAAATCGATCTTTTAGATGttcattttaagtttgaattAGTTGCTTCATTAAGGTTAAATTTGTTATACCGATAGCTACGAATTGGGTTTACATGGTTCCAGTCGGTTTCTAATTATAATTCTTCTCccgaaatttttaattatcgtTTGGGTTCATTCCATCATGCTCCAACAGTTTTAGCTTTTAGCTTGAAAGGCTCCATACAAGTAAATCTGGAGCTCATGTACTTATTATTACCTTGATCAGGCTATTGTCACGTTAACTGTACTGTGAGATTAACCACTTCTGGTACCGAGGATGTTGCATGTCCAATCACATGCAAGCAGTGTTGCCATCTCAAAGCTCTTAATCGCAGTGGAAACAGTACCGAATCACCAACCAGTCCATTACCTTCGCAAGGTAAAGAACATCGAAGTTCGTCAACTTTACGTAAGGGTGCAAGGCCTAAAGACTCCAATCAGCCGTCAGCTACTCCTGTAAACAAGTTGGAACCTCGATCTGAGAAAAAACAAGCAACTCCTTTAAATAAGCTGGACAATCAATCTGAGAAGAAACAAGTTACTCCCACATCTAGTGCAGCTCCAAAGAGCAAGAGGAGGAATTGTTCCTGGGGTATTatatggaagaagaagaattgtGAAGATACGGGTGCTAATTTCAGGCacaattatcttcttttaaaGGGCGGCCGAGAATTACATCACATGGAACCCGTATGCCATTTATGTAGTAAGCCATACAGGTCCGATTTAATGTACATCTGCTGTGAGACTTGCAAAagtaagttttatttttttatgtttggtgcctgttttttctttttcttttttggttgtCATGCTTCATATCCTTTGTATATCTTGGGATACTTCCAGATTGGTACCATGCTGAAGCTGTTGCACTTGAGGaatcaaaaatatttgatgTGGTGGGCTACAAGTGTTGTAGATGTCGTAGGATTAAATCGCCTGAATGTCCTTACATGGATCCCAAACCCGAGAAACAAGATGGGGGGAAGAAAGCACGTCCGAAGTCATCGAAACAAGAAAATTCAGGGGTGGAATGTGATGATTTGACCATTTCTGATTCTAAGAAGCTTGAGACAAGTAGTTCTTTGTTGCACAAGGAAGAAGTaaatcctttcattttctctctttcaagAGTTGAGCTAATTGCAGAGCCCAATTCTGGATTAGATGATGACTGGAACGCAGCAGCAGGTGGACAAGCAGCACCACAGAAGCTACCCGTCAGAAGGCAGACAAAACcggaagatgatgaagatgggTTTTCCCAGAATTATCTGCCGCATTCTCAATCATCCATCCCCATCCAGCATGAAACAGATACACTCTTACAGCCAGTAGAGAAATCTTCATCATTTTCAGAATGGGACAATTCTGGTCTAGGTTTCGAGGAGGAGGGGGTTGCGTTCGACTTTGACAGCTTTAATTACGACGACATGGATTTTGGACCTCAGACCTACTTCTCTTTTACCGAATTACTAGCGCCTGATGATGCCTCGGGAGATGTGGACGATTCCTTTCCAATTGTAGATATTGATATTCCCAATCAAGGCTTCAGTGAGCAACTAGAACCTGCTGAACCTGCTGTTGTGAACTGTCAAATCTGTACAAATTTGGAGCCTGTCCCCGATCTTGTTTGCCAAGTATGTGGACTACAAATACACAGTCATTGTTCGCCCTGGGATGATGCGGTGTCTACGGAAGAGAAGTGGTCTTGTGGCCGATGCCGGGAGTGGCAGTAAAATTGCAGTATCGATCATCTTCGGAGGTTTGTGTTTTTGTGCTTCTGATTCCGGGGTTCCATTAGGCAAGACGCTGCCAATTGAACAAGCTACAACATCAAAGAAGCATGCTTGTAAATCTACGTACATACTTAGGAACCTGTTCTTGTTGAGCTGGACTGTTGTAGATTCTCAGGTACGCAGGCTCCCACGCCTCTGTTTCCACTCATCAGGCTGTTCATGGAAGTTCTGCGCTCGGAGACGACGGTTACAAGGGCTCTCGACATTGAGCTTTAGAATTCTACTAGAAATGGCTAGTTctctacatttttcaaatctCCCAAATCTAAGTCGTCTAACCAATTTTCATCCCTGACTCATTTTTTGGGAATACCAGAATCAGCTATTTATCTAGTGAGATAAGCACGGTTTTATGCGCTTATCTGATGATTGAATTTGTCTGTAAAAATTGTGACGGCCGACCACTTTCAATTCAAGGCTTGGTAATATCAAAAGCTTACACTCATAATTGCATCCTTTATCAATCATGAAATCTTGCACGAATATTTGAAAAGATAAGATTTATTTGTACGATTATTGACTATGAACATTACGCCCTTGATGCAGTTGTGGCGTTCACTAATCTAAGCAAAATCATGAAACCCAATCTGTACAACAAGATTCATACAAACGATTAACGGatgaatgaacaaaaaaatttcaacgtGTTGGAGTTGAAACTGTGGATGGATACAGTTTGAGTCCCAAACGCAAAATCTTACACGTCAAATAATACACTACAGAGATCATCCCATGAACTGGGAAAGACCAAACCCTCACCAACTCCCCACCCCCAGCAATAAGCAATAAAAAggggaaaataaaacaaatctCACCTTTACTTTTTggcaaaaaaattaaaaataaaaaaactccaACCAACCCCAGTGATTAACTTAAATGCTGTGCCGATCACGCTAAAACTCCGCAAGCCCTTGCATCATGGTGTCGCTCATTTGCCTTAAGATCCCCCTGATCAGGGTAGGCCGGGTGTATAGTCATGTTTTACAAATGTATACTGAATGAAATCTTCTGATGAATTGCCTTGTCCTAGAGCAAACCTGCTAGCATTGCCCCAGGATCTGTGAATGCTGGTGGTGTGGTAACCGTGGGATGACCTACTGGTGGTGCTGCAGATGGCGGGGTGGGCGGTTGGGGAGCAGGTATGCTTATCAACTGTTCCTTGATAAACTCCTTCAACCTGTAGACAAAATCTCAGAAATATGGCTATATCGCACAAATTAAGAGCTAACTGAACAACAGCAGAGACTGAAGCACGTACTCGAAAGTTACTGTTGGATCCCCTGAGGCAACTGTCATTCGCAATTGGGTTCTGTCTGCTGGATCAGTTTCAATTCTAACCTGAATAACAGATAAAGCGGATCATGAGAACTGGGTTAATTTCATATTACTCCATATGTGAACCTCATTTCTCTAGATGCTGTTTCATGAAACTTAACCCATGAAAACAGTTCAAATataagaaaggagaaatattCCTTACTAGGCAGAGCATAGCTTGTGTACTTTCCGAGTAGAATGTTGTGCTCGCAACAAGATTATTTGGATTTGGGTCCTAAACAAcaaataggaaaaagaaaaggtgaaTTTTGTACAATCTAAAAGCACGACTCCTTTCAAAAAGCGGGCGACTACTTACAAGTCCTGGACAAACCATCAACCGTAGACTGTTGAATAAATTCGCCATCTCTAACAGTAGAAGGGGTTTTACACCTCTAACCTGCACGGTAAATAGCAATAAGATACCACAAATGTTAGTTACATGGCTAAATAGTCATTTGTACGATAAAACTTCGAGTCAAACTGGTATTTATGTTTCGATTCTCCAAAACTTCCTCATAGTGTTCTTCAATGAGCTTTTTGTCAACACCGAAAGAAGCGGCTAATTACCAATTGAGTCATCAAGTAAAACATTTGGAAattttttctcatatttaGATTTAAAGCCAAAAAGCCTAACCACTTCTTGAAGCTTTAATGGGGGCCCCGAGAGCGATCTCCACTGAGGGAAAAACTCCTCTGCGGATATGGATATAGGCTGGAGAAATTTATTGAAGACAGCTGGAAGGCGAAGCTTCACATTTACCTACAAAGAACAATATATACATGAGTTATTCTGGCTGATGCAGCCAATGAGAAGAGGAATCCAAAATACTTAAAACAAGAAGTATTTACCAGGTCATTTCCGAACTTGTAAGAGAAATCGAGAACAGCCACATCTCTGCTTGGATGTAGATTAATGATTTCAAGTGGGCATTGTACCTATCCAATCAAAGAGAATATCTGATGTGAAGAAAGGTAATGGCCTCCGGATAAccacaaacaaataaaaactaaactGCTTGTTTTTACCTGTGCACGGGGAGGAATAGTCTCAGGTACTAATGACAATTCcatctttaaatttgaagGAGGCAATATGGTAGCCTTGACAGAGACAAGGGGTGAAGTATTTTTGTTTCCAAGGAAAAGAACAAGTCGTCCCAGGTGGGCTCGCCACTCCGCTTTAATGCCGATCTGTGAGGATTTAATGATAAAGCAATAAGCTAGCAAGTCTCAAGctttaaaataagtaaataaactGAGATAAACCAACCGCATGTATTTGACAGTTCTCTGAAACAGTTTAGAAAAGATTTAAAGAATTACAATCAAGTGGCATGTAATGTTTAAGGTCATTGTATAATCATTCACAAactaagattaaaaaaaagtcgattttgaagaaaaaaaatctgaagTACAATGTTTTAAGCAACCTTTGAAGTTTAAACAGACAGCCCAAGGGTTTCTTCTAAAGAAGGAAAACGAGAGCACAAAAAAGATGCGATGAGAATACAGGGTAAAGGTACCTGAATATAGGGATCTTCGTACAGCACACCACTATCTTTCATGCACAAAGCAAGGAACCTTTCAGATATATTTCCTATCGGCtgcaaaaatataatacataTATAGGAATATAGATAGTCACAACCCCGAGTAATCCACAGCTTAGTAGCCGATATGCAATCAAACCAGACATATatctactttttaaaaaaaataagaaatagatAGGTGTATATTCTCAAAAAGAACCAAACCTAAGGGCTGAGGGTAGAGGAAACCCCCGCCCAAAGAtctacaaaagaaaagttccCCAATTGTTAAGAATCATCAGACTAGTCATATATCTTAAACTGCTGCAAGTATCAGAAATAGTATTGCCACGTGCAGTAAGCATCGAAACATTCTATTGATAAGAATCAAACAATAGATATCGGAAGTAGATATGACTTAacataaagaaatgaaaacataaatatttgtgGCTTCCTATCAGAATACCATTGATAGAACTTTATTGAATTTACTTCTCTTTTACAGATAGGAATTTTCCATAGTCTCTCAGGTCTTTCCCTTTCGCTCTTTTTGTGTTACTTCGATAAATTATACCTAAGTTTcctatcaaataataataataataataataaatattgcattgaattttcttttttggcttGGCTTCCTTGagtttgtttctcaatttgaagaaaaatattaccTGAACTGAATTTGCCTGTTCTCCAACTGGGACAATAGCTCCAGCCTCAACTGCATTTGGAAACACATCCACTTCAGCCGTCATATTTTGCGAAGCAGGGGCAGTAAAACTCGGAGGACCTTCAATAGCCAGTGGACCCAAGAGATCTCCAAGGAGATCAGGTGCAGGGAAGCTAGAATCTACTTTGTTTAGAGTCCCATTGGTCTGGGACAATTCTTGGTCAGTTGAATCCTGCCATTAGGTTTGAAAACAAAGTAAATTTCAGCTTAGACCATAACAAGAAACAGTTCCCATTAATAGGGTCAAGAGATAAAAGGAGTGCAATAGTGATGCTctgaaaacttttaaaagacAGAAAGAAACAAACCGGATAACTGCTGATTGTTGGCACCTTCACCAGAGTAAGCTGGTTGGAAGAGGGTGTTCCATTAACAGGACGTTGATCAGTTAAGACCAAGGCATTTGATGATTGTTGTTGAGCACGCAACTTAATGGCACTTTGTTCTGCAGTGTCAGCTTCAGTGTCCTCGGCCTTCTTGATCAAAGCTGACTGAAATATGGAAATTAGAGATAATATTAAGAACCTTCAACTGATCAAAGGTTACTGAGTAATCAATACTATCCATCACAGAAAAGTGCATCTAATCAGACAGTTCAAAGGAATAATACGCACTTGTCTCTCAGGAAACTTTGGCATTTCCGCCAATATATCCACCAGAGCTGCGCCTTTCTTGCTCAGAGCTAAATATTCAACAGCACGTTGTTGTATCTCAACATCGATGCAACTCTCATATCTGAGTAAAACAAATTTctattagaaaatttaaatttactgCAAGTGCAAATAAACGAAAGTGTTAGTTTAAAGACTGCACAAGCAAGTCTCACTTGTTAAATATTCCCCAAATCTGATTTTGCAGTTCCTGATCCGGGGGTTGAGTGTGCATTAGGATTTTAGCATATGTTGACAGAAGAATCGGAATGGTAGATGTTCTGTAAACAAAGTGGACATTTCAATACAGAAAGCAATAGTTTGTTAAAGGAAAATTACTTATAAAGTACAATTTAGAAGCACTTACGAAACAGTTGGAAGCTTTTcatgtattattttaaataactcCTTTGCACTATAACCTGGTCTTCGGGCCAAAAGATGACCAAATTCTCCAAGAAGATATGCACTGACCTGTTACATTTATGACAAATGAACCACATCTAAGTTGAAGtcgctagggagaggtttattGTTCTTACAaacaataatcataataataataataataataataataataataacaaatatcaACACACCTTCACCATCGTCTCATGTATAGCAGGTTTATCAAGATATTCTCTCGCTTTTATTGCTGCATAAGACTGATTAAATGCATGAAGTCGCCATCCAATGATATAAAACCCAATGACTATATTACGGAAACAAAGTGTAAAATGGGAAGCAGATGATTAGGTACCTGCAGGTCTTCATTGTTTGTAACAAACTGCACAACACGGAACCATATGTCGTCACTAACAAAATCTCCAGCCTTGTCGATCAATTGTAGAATCACATCCACATACCTGAAACACAGATCAGCAAAAAATACTAAGGACAAATAATAAGTAACGAAAACTATAAAACAATAAAGGGATGGAGAACCTCACATTTACAATTATctttattatcttatttttaaaaaaatatatgcacACAATAATTATCTATTATAACTGTAAGCATcttttttctacaaattgaGAAGAGTGGAAATCCAAAAGGttaagaaagaacaaaactaCGCCATGTTCATCAAGTCTCTTAAAAAACAAAGCTTGAGAACTGTCGAGACATCAAATTGGGAAAGATCATCCTTCCCTTTCAATATAGCCCTGCTCAGTGATTAATATGGATTTGGTTCTTTCTACATGGTTTACCGATCAGATCAGGCACAAACTTACCAAGACAAATCAGGAGCAAACTTCTCTGCAAGAATTGCAGCTTTAAGAGACAATTCCTCACGCATTGCAAATTCTGCTGTGCTGAGGTACTGGCAGCAAATGTAAGTGAGTAGCAAGGCTATTTTCCAATAAAAGATGGAAAT carries:
- the LOC111795445 gene encoding AP-2 complex subunit alpha-1-like, which encodes MALSGMRGLSVFISDIRNCQNKEQERLRVDKELGNVRTRFKNEKGLTPYEKKKYVWKMLYIYMLGYDVDFGHMEAVSLISAPKYPEKQVGYIVTSCLLNENHDFLRLAINTVRTDIIGRNETFQCLALTMVGNIGGREFAESLAPDVQKLLISSSCRPLVRKKAALCLLRLYRKNPDVVNVDGWADRMAQLLDERDLGVLTSSMSLLVALVSNDHDSYWSCLPKCVKILKHLARNQDIPQEYTYYGIPSPWLQVKTMRALQYFPTIEDPTTRRSLFEVLQRILMGTDVVKNVNKNNASHAVLFEALALVMHLDAEKEMMSQCVALLGKFIAVREPNIRYLGLENMTRMLMVTDVQDIIKRHQAQIITSLKDPDISIRRRALDLLYGMCDVSNAKDIVEELLQYLSTAEFAMREELSLKAAILAEKFAPDLSWYVDVILQLIDKAGDFVSDDIWFRVVQFVTNNEDLQSYAAIKAREYLDKPAIHETMVKVSAYLLGEFGHLLARRPGYSAKELFKIIHEKLPTVSTSTIPILLSTYAKILMHTQPPDQELQNQIWGIFNKYESCIDVEIQQRAVEYLALSKKGAALVDILAEMPKFPERQSALIKKAEDTEADTAEQSAIKLRAQQQSSNALVLTDQRPVNGTPSSNQLTLVKVPTISSYPDSTDQELSQTNGTLNKVDSSFPAPDLLGDLLGPLAIEGPPSFTAPASQNMTAEVDVFPNAVEAGAIVPVGEQANSVQPIGNISERFLALCMKDSGVLYEDPYIQIGIKAEWRAHLGRLVLFLGNKNTSPLVSVKATILPPSNLKMELSLVPETIPPRAQVQCPLEIINLHPSRDVAVLDFSYKFGNDLVNVKLRLPAVFNKFLQPISISAEEFFPQWRSLSGPPLKLQEVVRGVKPLLLLEMANLFNSLRLMVCPGLDPNPNNLVASTTFYSESTQAMLCLVRIETDPADRTQLRMTVASGDPTVTFELKEFIKEQLISIPAPQPPTPPSAAPPVGHPTVTTPPAFTDPGAMLAGLL
- the LOC111795444 gene encoding DDT domain-containing protein PTM-like, translated to MEPPVVRSRGRPRKRRNNELEDGTDEAKSGLESCKRTLVSRPVALLGRYLLKEFKGSGKYLGKVVYYEEGLYRVVYEDGDNEDLESREIRGLLIDDPYPDDGLNKRKKRLDELAVRFSAKNTNVTGKNTTDITEKVDPVEASVSSKLSSEHIIENDDGEVEVDVDSSSDSSESVLDRDFEFEDESLLIPPPQLPPSSGTIGIQEQHVSHLLSVYGFLRSFSFRLFLFPFSLDDFVGSLNCGVPNTLLDSIHVALMCALRGHLEILSSDGLEIATKCLRHFNWSLLDSLTWPVYLVQYLTVMGCAKGLEWNGFYKHALSNEYYSIPAGRKLMVLQILCDEVLKSGELRAEIDVREISEVGLEYDAGATCLSENGPRRVHPRYPKTSACKDGEAIEIIVENHGMKSYTDQNFLGTKCGTNGDLDASVVDANRNSDECRLCGMDGSLLCCDGCPSAYHLRCIGMMKILIPQGPWYCPECSINKTEPAITKGSLLRGAEIFGIDPHEHIFLGSCNHLVVLKTSISSEPCVKYYNQNDILNVLHVLCSSSQYIAIYYGICKAIMQYWNIPENLLVLPETSGMDILPANLRKDTNFYAQSLPVGEEEHKEKHDVVEDRKDLATCKIEDDNKVVSYLGTLHGETSRDPPAHQVNGFVVDSLASNCSISRLENTTDLACSDMVDISSTTDLSRTSGNKNFSHTGNGNASISLNLSRQSQNGSLLGGRNVKDDIKSTIRCAYMGSQYKPQGYVNHYVHGEFAASAAHKLDVLSSEETRVSGTHASDNKRSSSTSAYALLQAKAFSLSASRFFWPTFDKKLMEVPRERCGWCLSCRAAVLSKKGCLLNHAALTATRGAMKILSSLRLGKNGEGNLSCIAVYILYMEESLRGLVGGTFLNASYRKQWRHQLESALSCSLIKFLLLELEENIRSIALSSNWFKLVDDWFLETSMIQNAPGAFGTTVQKRGPGRRRKQSVSEDPSHERSDANFLWFRGGISKLVFQRAALPRCIVAKAARQGGLRKISGIHYTDGSEIPRRSRQFVWRAAVEASKNVSQLALQLRNLDFHLRWSDLVRPEQTLQDMKGQETEASIFRNARISDKKVVENKIAYGVAFGSQKHLPSRVMKNAIEIEQKQDGSVAYWFLENCIPLYLVKEYEEGSIQVNFSSPKVYPNLMYQSRRRRLKSYQRDIFFYLTCRRDNMGLLSCSSCRMEVLIRNAVKCSSCQGYCHVNCTVRLTTSGTEDVACPITCKQCCHLKALNRSGNSTESPTSPLPSQGKEHRSSSTLRKGARPKDSNQPSATPVNKLEPRSEKKQATPLNKLDNQSEKKQVTPTSSAAPKSKRRNCSWGIIWKKKNCEDTGANFRHNYLLLKGGRELHHMEPVCHLCSKPYRSDLMYICCETCKNWYHAEAVALEESKIFDVVGYKCCRCRRIKSPECPYMDPKPEKQDGGKKARPKSSKQENSGVECDDLTISDSKKLETSSSLLHKEEVNPFIFSLSRVELIAEPNSGLDDDWNAAAGGQAAPQKLPVRRQTKPEDDEDGFSQNYLPHSQSSIPIQHETDTLLQPVEKSSSFSEWDNSGLGFEEEGVAFDFDSFNYDDMDFGPQTYFSFTELLAPDDASGDVDDSFPIVDIDIPNQGFSEQLEPAEPAVVNCQICTNLEPVPDLVCQVCGLQIHSHCSPWDDAVSTEEKWSCGRCREWQ